A single genomic interval of Aphidius gifuensis isolate YNYX2018 linkage group LG6, ASM1490517v1, whole genome shotgun sequence harbors:
- the LOC122859218 gene encoding troponin C, isoallergen Bla g 6.0301-like, which yields MAMEPGQLSKDQKKQLKTAFDAFDKDKTNMIKTDDIHTILTMMGIEFEQGSRELRDAIVQVDMFDSGEVNYEDFCSVAAKFLEEDVDIEALKVELKEAFRLYDREGNGYITTDCFREILSEIDENLTDEELDMIIEDIDADGSGTLDFEEFVEAMTH from the exons ATGGCtatg gaaccAGGACAACTCAGCAAAGATCAAAAAAAAC aattaaaaaCTGCTTTTGATGCTTTTGACAAGGATAAAACTAATATGATAAAGACAGATGATATTCACACAATTTTAACGATGATGGGAATTGAATTTGAACAAGGATCGAGGGAACTTCGTGATGCAATTGTTCAAGTCGACATGTTtg ATAGTGGTGAAGTTAATTACGAAGATTTTTGCTCAGTAGCTGCTAAATTTTTAGAAGAAGATGTTGATATTGAAGCTTTAAAAGTTGAACTTAAAGAAGCATTTCGACTTTATGATAGAGAAGGAAATGGCTATATAACAACTGATTGTTTTCGTGAAATATTATCGGAAATCGATGAGAATTTAACTGACGAAGAACTTGACATGATTATTGAAGATATTGATGCTGATGGTTCTGGTACACTTGATTTTgaag AATTCGTTGAAGCAATGACCCACTAA